The nucleotide sequence TTGGCCGCTTGCGTCATCATGCGCCCTAACTGACCACCACCAATGATACCAATTGTCTTCATTTTACTTGTCTCTTACTTTAAATTATTTATCCAAAATAATGGACTTTCTCTTTTCTTCAAAAGTCTAAGTGATTTAGCTGAATAGTTTTTCCACTTCAAGCGAAAGCCAAGCCTCTGCTAAACTGCATTTGCCACCTCTATAAAAAGTTTCTGGGCGAGTTTTCACCTTTCTTTTGTGGACAAATCATTTTTGAGATACATCTTGGCGGAAATAACCCCAGGAAGATATTTTAATGAGCAAAAATCATCATCGCGGTGGCCTACCATGGCTATTCAATCCCTTTGAAATCAAATTCAGTGCCTATTCTGGCTCTGGAAAAACAACATTAATCTGCCGTTTAATCAACGAAATGCACGAGGATTTTGATATTGCCTATGCAAAGTCTGATGCTCACCGTTTCGAAATGGATAAACCTCGAAAAGATACTCATCAAGCACAACTGGCGGGTGCCCAAGCCGTCGTCATCAATAATCTTGAAGCACGAGCTAAACTAGAAAAACGCCCTGCAAATGAAATCTGGCGTAGCCTCAATCTCTTAGAATATGATATCGTTTTTGTCGAAGGCTATAAAAACCACACACAATCTCCTCGCATCCTCTTGGTTAACGAAAAAATGCTTGAAGAAATTGCCGACAGAGATCTAGAGAACGTCATTGCCTTTGTAGGCCCTGCACAAGATCGACCACAAGAACTACCCGAAGCCATCCCCTACTTACATAGAGATAATATCCCCGCCATTAAAAAACTTATTTTAGCTACATGGGAAGCAAGAATCCCCAAAACTAAGGGACTTGTACTTGTCGGCGGCAAGAGCCGTCGCATGGGTGAAGATAAAGCTAGCATGAAGTTTTCGACTCAATCCATGGCGCGCCAAGCTTATGATTTACTCAAAGAAAAATGCGATGAAGTTTATTTATCCGTAAGAGACCTGCACCAAGAAGTTCCAGCAGATTGCCAAGGCCTACCATTGATTACTGATAAATTCATTGATTTGGGCCCCACTGGCGGAATCTTATCCGCCTTCAAAAATGACTCCACAAGCGCCTGGCTTGTGATGGGCTGTGACTTACCCTTAGTCAACAGCGAAGCCCTCGCTAAACTTTGCGATGGTCGCAATGCCCAACGCTATGCAACTTGCTTTAAATCTCAGTACGATGGCATGCCCGAACCTTTATTTGCGATCTATGAACCCAAGGCACAGAATCGTTTTTATCAATTTTTAGCAACCAATCGCCAGTGCCCACGCAAAGTTTTATTGAACTCTTCGATAGCACTTATTGAGCAAGGGGACTATAATTACTTAGATAATGCTAATACCCCGGAAGATGCTTTACGCATCAAAGAAGAATTAATCCAAGGCTAAAAAATGAACTGCTATCATCTTCAATACTTCAGTTTGCTCGGCGACTTCACAAAAAAAAGTTCCGAAGCCCTTAATTCTGAAGCTCAAAGCCCAGAGGAACTCTATGCTGAAATAGAGCAGATCTATTCATTTTCTTATGATAAGGATAAGTTCCGTGTCGCTATTAATGATGAATTTAGTGACTGGAATACAGCACTCAATGATGGTGACAGAATTGTTTTCATCCCACCAGTAGCAGGAGGTTAATATGCAAAACTTCCATATCTCTGCACAGGCCATCGAAGATATTGATATCGTTGCAAAAGTCGCCACTCCCCAATCAGGTGGCTATGTCATTTTTGATGGCCGTGTACGTGACCACAATGAGAATCGCGATGTGACTCACCTCGAGTACCAAGCCTATGAAGCCCTGGCGGTTAAAGAAGGTGAGCGCATCATCAAAGAAGCCGGCGAACGCTACAACATCCACAAAGTTTTTTGCATTCACCGCACGGGTGATCTAAAGATTGGTGAATCTGCAGTCCGACTCATTGTAAGTGCCAAACATCGCGGCACCGCTTTTGAAGCCTGCGAATTCATTATTGACGAGCTTAAAACCCGCGTCCCAATCTGGAAAAATGAACATTACACTGACGGCTCTAGTGGCTGGGTTGAATGCCATGAATGTTCAAAACACGCACACCACGAGGAGCACTAATGTCTGAATTCTCTCACGTCGATCAAGAAGGCAAAGTCAACATGGTTGATGTTGGCGACAAAAGCATCCAAAAACGCGTCGCTATTGCCAGTGGAAAAATCAGCTTAAACGACGAGACCTTAAGCAAAATCCAAGATAACTCAATGAAAAAGGGCGATGTCTTAACCACTGCAAGAATTGCGGGCATCCAAGCTGCTAAGCAATGCTCCAGCCTGATCCCCCTCTGCCACACGCTATTGCTCAACAAAGTATCTGTAGACACCGAAGTCGTCGAAGATGGCGTCAGAGTAGAAGCTCTCGCACGTTGCAATGGTCAAACAGGCGTTGAAATGGAAGCACTTACTGCAGTCTCGGTAGCACTACTCACGATCTATGACATGTGTAAAGCAGTGGATAAAAATATGGTGATGACTGATATCACTCTCAATTCAAAAACTAAAGAAGACCTGAGCTAAATTCCAGATGCAATAAACAAAGCTAGGCTCAGTACATAGAGACTGAGGCCACATAATAAAAGCTTAATTGCCAAGTGATATTTTCTCGTACGTAGATTGCGAATTTCTATCAATTTTTGCAAGGATTCATCTTCTTGAATGTTGGGTATGGCAGTCATCCAATTTAGCGTTAAAGGCCCCCTGAATAGGATAACCCCTGACAAAAGTACCAATAGTACGCCACTGATAATCAAGGCCGATTCCAGTTTACCGCTGGCAGCAATGCGCTCACCAGAAAATCCGCTAATCATGAGGCAGACAGTAATCAAGCCAAGTATCATTTGACTGCGTACCTGCAGTATATTAAAAGCTGCCGCCATTTGATTCAGTATTTTCTCGATATAATCCTGTTCAGAATACAACTTTTTGAGCTGCTGTAATTCTTCCTCAGGATTGAGTTTATTCATTATAGAGAAATAAACATTTTAACTTTTTCCACATCTTCAACTAAGTCTGTCCAGTTCTGATAACGATCATCGTAATCGCGTTGCATCATTCTCTGTAGAATTTTTGACACCTCAGGACTCACCTCAGAATTAACAACATGAGCTAAGGGGACTTCTCCATGAAGTACTTGGTCAATCACTTCTTCAGCATTTTCACTATGAAAAGGAAATTGTCCCGTCACCAAATGAAAACAGGTTGCACCCATTGAATAAATATCGGTTCTATAATCAGGGTTAGTTTCTCCACTGACAATGACTGGACAAATATACTCTGGCGTTCCAAAAGTAATATCAGTATCATTTTCTATTGGATGATTGTAAATGTGAGCAAGTCCCCAATCAATTAAAACAATTCTATCATCTTCACTTGCCATTATATTAGCTGGCTTTATATCCCGATGAATCGCTCCAAACTTTCTCCACACATGATCCAATAAATCTGCGAGATGAATAATGAGATCAAGTACGTAAATCTGATCAAAAGATCCCTCTCGAAGCAGAAGTGTATCCAAACCCTCGCCTTCGACATAATTCATGGCTAAGTAATAATAATTATGATGCTGATTGAAGCTTGCTAAGCGCGGTAGACATTCATGTTCGAAATGGTCCATGATGTAAGCTTCTTGCTCAAAAAGCCTGAAGGCATACTTACTATCCACATCCGTATTGAGAATTTTAAGCGCCACAACTCGCTCAGATTTAATTGCGTGCCCGTAGTAAACTTCTCCCATTGCACCCTTTGCCAACCAGCCATCAATTAAATAAGGGCCAATTTGCTCACCTGCGTGAAAAGATGGCGCAGGACAAATAACACCTGCTTTGCAATAGGGACAAACCATCCCGTAACCATAATTCTCTTGTGAAACTCGCAATTTATGTAGACAGGAATCACAATGAAATGGCATAAATAGACCTACGGCTTTCTCAATCGGCGCAGCTTTATTGTAGGACTTCTTTTTTATTCGCATTTCATTTCTCTTTTTTAGTAAAGGGCATAATATGCCTTAAGACTTTGAAATCATCAATATGAATTGTATTTTCTAGGCCTATTAGTGTAATAATTTTAACACAAATCATAACAATCTTTTATAAACACCTTAACTCACAAAGAATTTAAAAGTACATATGGATAATCGAGACTCAGAAACACAAGATGAGATTGCTGCCGCCTCAGCTTTCATAAAGCCTTTAAAAAATGAAATTGCCAAAGTCATTTCAGGGCAGGAAGATTTAGTCGATCGACTAATAATTGGACTTATCTGTTCAGGTCATCTTCTCGTCGAAGGTGTACCAGGCTTAGCAAAAACCCTTACAATCAATACTCTAGCCCAAGCGATCAAAGCCGACTCAAGTCGCCTACAGTTTACACCCGATTTACTGCCCGCAGATATTGTAGGCACTTCAATTTACGACCCGCGCGAACATAGTTTCTCCGTCAAAAAGGGCCCTATCTTTGCCAACTTAGTCTTGGCTGATGAAATCAACCGTGCCCCTGCGAAAGTTCAGTCCGCGCTACTTGAAGCGATGCAGGAAAAGCAGGTCACCATTGGTAGTGAAAGTTTTAAACTCCCCGAAACATTCATGGTCATGGCCACCCAGAATCCACTCGATCAGGAAGGAACCTATCCATTGCCTGAAGCGCAAATGGATCGCTTCATGATGAAAGTATTAGTTGACTACCCCGATCGTAAAAACGAGCTTAATATCCTAAGAAATATGGCTCGCCCAAAAGTTGATGTGAAAGCTGAGGCTATTTGTAGCACCGAAGATATCTTACGCGCCCGGAATTTACTGGATAAAGTTTTCATTGATGAGAGCCTACAGGAATACATCGTCGATATCATCATGGCCACACGCCCAGGCATGACCGCGCAACTCTCCTCACGTCAACAACATGCTAATTTAAAGTCACTTCCCGATCTTATTTCTTGCGGGGCATCTCCACGTGCGACTCTGAGCCTTACACTTGCAGCAAAAACTCGCGCTTTTTGCCAAGGACGCAATTACATCCTGCCTGAAGATATACTTGCCTTAGCTCCCGACGTTTTACGCCATCGCATCATCCCTTCCTATGAAGCTGAAGCAGAGGGCCTAACGAGTGACCGCCTCATCCAACTTATCCTCAGTGAACTTAAAGCACCCTAAAGATGCTTAACTCACGGGAAATCATTTCTGCCGTTAAAAAACTAGAAATCAAAACGCGCAAAAATGTTGATGAATTAACGGGTGGAGCTTATCATTCGGTTTTCAAGGGTCGTGGCATGGAATTTTGCGATATTCG is from Lentisphaera profundi and encodes:
- a CDS encoding molybdopterin-guanine dinucleotide biosynthesis protein MobB; this encodes MSKNHHRGGLPWLFNPFEIKFSAYSGSGKTTLICRLINEMHEDFDIAYAKSDAHRFEMDKPRKDTHQAQLAGAQAVVINNLEARAKLEKRPANEIWRSLNLLEYDIVFVEGYKNHTQSPRILLVNEKMLEEIADRDLENVIAFVGPAQDRPQELPEAIPYLHRDNIPAIKKLILATWEARIPKTKGLVLVGGKSRRMGEDKASMKFSTQSMARQAYDLLKEKCDEVYLSVRDLHQEVPADCQGLPLITDKFIDLGPTGGILSAFKNDSTSAWLVMGCDLPLVNSEALAKLCDGRNAQRYATCFKSQYDGMPEPLFAIYEPKAQNRFYQFLATNRQCPRKVLLNSSIALIEQGDYNYLDNANTPEDALRIKEELIQG
- a CDS encoding MoaD/ThiS family protein, translated to MNCYHLQYFSLLGDFTKKSSEALNSEAQSPEELYAEIEQIYSFSYDKDKFRVAINDEFSDWNTALNDGDRIVFIPPVAGG
- a CDS encoding molybdenum cofactor biosynthesis protein MoaE — encoded protein: MQNFHISAQAIEDIDIVAKVATPQSGGYVIFDGRVRDHNENRDVTHLEYQAYEALAVKEGERIIKEAGERYNIHKVFCIHRTGDLKIGESAVRLIVSAKHRGTAFEACEFIIDELKTRVPIWKNEHYTDGSSGWVECHECSKHAHHEEH
- the moaC gene encoding cyclic pyranopterin monophosphate synthase MoaC; this encodes MSEFSHVDQEGKVNMVDVGDKSIQKRVAIASGKISLNDETLSKIQDNSMKKGDVLTTARIAGIQAAKQCSSLIPLCHTLLLNKVSVDTEVVEDGVRVEALARCNGQTGVEMEALTAVSVALLTIYDMCKAVDKNMVMTDITLNSKTKEDLS
- a CDS encoding serine/threonine protein kinase; translated protein: MRIKKKSYNKAAPIEKAVGLFMPFHCDSCLHKLRVSQENYGYGMVCPYCKAGVICPAPSFHAGEQIGPYLIDGWLAKGAMGEVYYGHAIKSERVVALKILNTDVDSKYAFRLFEQEAYIMDHFEHECLPRLASFNQHHNYYYLAMNYVEGEGLDTLLLREGSFDQIYVLDLIIHLADLLDHVWRKFGAIHRDIKPANIMASEDDRIVLIDWGLAHIYNHPIENDTDITFGTPEYICPVIVSGETNPDYRTDIYSMGATCFHLVTGQFPFHSENAEEVIDQVLHGEVPLAHVVNSEVSPEVSKILQRMMQRDYDDRYQNWTDLVEDVEKVKMFISL
- a CDS encoding AAA family ATPase, with the translated sequence MDNRDSETQDEIAAASAFIKPLKNEIAKVISGQEDLVDRLIIGLICSGHLLVEGVPGLAKTLTINTLAQAIKADSSRLQFTPDLLPADIVGTSIYDPREHSFSVKKGPIFANLVLADEINRAPAKVQSALLEAMQEKQVTIGSESFKLPETFMVMATQNPLDQEGTYPLPEAQMDRFMMKVLVDYPDRKNELNILRNMARPKVDVKAEAICSTEDILRARNLLDKVFIDESLQEYIVDIIMATRPGMTAQLSSRQQHANLKSLPDLISCGASPRATLSLTLAAKTRAFCQGRNYILPEDILALAPDVLRHRIIPSYEAEAEGLTSDRLIQLILSELKAP